GCAATTTTTAGCTGATCTTTTCTGAAAACGTCTAAATCTTTTTTAATATCCGAGTTTTCGGAAATTAAATCTGAGATATTTTTAATAAGATTTTTATTTGTCTTAAAAATTCTTTCAATCTCGCGTAAAGTATTTAGCTTATCGTTAATATATTGTTCAGCTTTATCAGCTGTAATAGCTTCAATTCGTCTAACTCCAGCCGAAATTGCTCCTTCCGAAATAATTTTAAACAGACCAATTTGTCCAGTTGCTTTTACGTGAGTACCACCACATAATTCAACCGAATCGTTAAATTTTATTACACGAACCAGATCACCATATTTTTCACCAAATAGTGCTATTGCGCCCATGTTAACCGCTTCGGCCATTGGAATGTTGTTTTTTATTTCAATGGCAATATTCTCTCTTATTTTTTTATTTACAATAGATTCTATTTTTGCAATTTCCTCTTCGCTAACTTTTTGGAAGTGCGAGAAGTCGAAACGCAAATGATCAGGATTAACCAATGAACCTTTTTGCTCAACATGTTCGCCTAAAATTTCGCGAAGTGCATGATGCATTAGGTGAGTAGCCGTATGATTATTTGCTGTTAAAGTTCTTTTGCTTTGACTAACAACGGCTTTAAAACTTGCTGTTGGATCCTTAGGTAATTCTTTTGTAATATGAACAATTAATCCATTCTCTTTTTTTGTATCTATAACAGAGGTTTTTTCCCCATTGGCTTCCAAGAATCCGGTGTCGCCAACTTGTCCTCCACTTTCACCATAAAAAGGAGTGATATTAAATACCAATTGAAATAGATTTTTTCCTTTACTTGTTATTTTCCTGTAGCGGGTAATTCTAATATCGGTTGTAGTGTAATCGTAGCCTACAAACTCTTCTACATCGTCTTTTAATATTTCAACCCAATCTCCTGTATCTATGGATGTTGCAGAGCGAGAACGACTTTTTTGAGCTTCCATTTCGGTGTTAAACTCTTTTCTGTTTACTACCAAATCTTGTTCCTTCAAAATCAATTCAGTTAAATCTAAAGGAAAACCATAAGTATCGTATAGTTCGAATGCCAGTTTACCCGGAATAACTTTATAATTGTCTGCTTTTGTTTTTTCAATAATCTGATCGAGTAAACGAATACCATTTTCCAAAGTTCTTAAGAAAGAGTTTTCTTCTTCTTTAACTACTTTTTCGATTAAAGTTTGTTGTTTAATTAGCTCAGGAAAATGCTGGCCCATTACCTCAATCATAACCGGTATTAATCGGTACATAAAAGGATCTCTAAAACCTAAGAAAGTATATCCGTAACGAACAGCTCTGCGAAGAATTCTTCTTATTACATATCCAGCTTTGTTGTTTGAAGGTAGCTGCCCATCGGTAATAGCAAAAGCGATTGTTCTAATATGGTCGGAGATAACACGAAGTGCAATATCAATTTCTTCATTTTCGCCATAGGTTTTGCCTCCCATTTTTGCAATTTCTTGTATAATAGGTTGGAAAACATCAGTATCGTAGTTCGATGTTT
This genomic interval from uncultured Marinifilum sp. contains the following:
- the alaS gene encoding alanine--tRNA ligase; the encoded protein is MNSSEIRQAFLDFFNSKQHKIVSSAPMVIKDDPTLMFTNAGMNQFKDIFLGNSPIKYSRITNSQKCLRVSGKHNDLEEVGHDTYHHTMFEMLGNWSFGDYFKKDAIDWAWELLTEVYKLPTDRLYASVFEGCKDDNLERDNEAAGYWLKYLPEDHIINGNKKDNFWEMGETGPCGPCSEIHIDLRSDEERKITAGKDLINMDHPQVIEIWNLVFMQFNRKADSSLEALPHQHVDTGMGFERLCMAMQGKTSNYDTDVFQPIIQEIAKMGGKTYGENEEIDIALRVISDHIRTIAFAITDGQLPSNNKAGYVIRRILRRAVRYGYTFLGFRDPFMYRLIPVMIEVMGQHFPELIKQQTLIEKVVKEEENSFLRTLENGIRLLDQIIEKTKADNYKVIPGKLAFELYDTYGFPLDLTELILKEQDLVVNRKEFNTEMEAQKSRSRSATSIDTGDWVEILKDDVEEFVGYDYTTTDIRITRYRKITSKGKNLFQLVFNITPFYGESGGQVGDTGFLEANGEKTSVIDTKKENGLIVHITKELPKDPTASFKAVVSQSKRTLTANNHTATHLMHHALREILGEHVEQKGSLVNPDHLRFDFSHFQKVSEEEIAKIESIVNKKIRENIAIEIKNNIPMAEAVNMGAIALFGEKYGDLVRVIKFNDSVELCGGTHVKATGQIGLFKIISEGAISAGVRRIEAITADKAEQYINDKLNTLREIERIFKTNKNLIKNISDLISENSDIKKDLDVFRKDQLKIAKNNLKGNISVIKDVNFITEALNVQSASDLKDIAFQLKGEVENLVFITGADLGGKANLTIMISDNLVKEYDLNAGAIVREAAKEIKGGGGGQAFFASAGGKDPQGLEQAIDKAKKMILHKIEE